From a region of the Methanolobus tindarius DSM 2278 genome:
- the psmB gene encoding archaeal proteasome endopeptidase complex subunit beta, which produces MVNDKHYKGTTTVGIVCKDGVVLATEQRATMGNFIASKTAKKVYQIDDRVAMTIAGSVGDAQQIVRVMSVESKLYKMRRKESMTIKGLTTLLSNMLSGQRYYPLMVQLLVGGYDKNGPSIYSLDALGGSIEETKAVSTGSGSPFAYGVLEDRYRENMSTEEGVELAVRALHNAMKRDSASGENIDVVVINEDKYTRLDMDEVKKMREEF; this is translated from the coding sequence ATGGTTAATGATAAACATTACAAAGGTACAACCACTGTAGGGATAGTTTGCAAAGACGGTGTTGTTCTTGCAACCGAACAGCGTGCAACAATGGGGAATTTCATTGCAAGTAAAACTGCAAAGAAGGTATACCAGATTGATGACAGGGTTGCAATGACCATTGCAGGCTCCGTGGGAGATGCACAGCAGATCGTAAGGGTCATGAGTGTAGAGTCTAAGTTGTACAAAATGAGGCGAAAAGAGTCCATGACCATTAAGGGTCTCACAACACTCTTATCCAACATGCTCAGTGGACAGAGATACTATCCTTTGATGGTGCAGCTTCTTGTTGGTGGATATGACAAGAACGGACCTTCAATATATTCACTTGATGCCCTTGGTGGTAGTATAGAAGAAACAAAGGCTGTATCCACCGGCTCAGGTTCCCCGTTTGCATATGGTGTACTTGAGGACAGGTACAGAGAGAATATGTCCACAGAAGAAGGTGTTGAACTGGCTGTTAGAGCACTTCACAATGCAATGAAGAGAGACTCTGCATCCGGTGAGAACATTGATGTGGTTGTTATTAACGAAGATAAATATACAAGACTTGATATGGATGAAGTTAAGAAAATGAGGGAAGAATTCTAA
- a CDS encoding TIGR00295 family protein encodes MISREAALNILKESGCNDKVIAHCIAVSGVALELAAGMKSQGKDLDLDLVEIGGLLHDLGRAQSHGIDHAVLGVELAKSYGLETEIQEIIKRHVGAGITRDEARDLHLPDDDYIPVTLEQKIVAHADNLLVGTKRISIEKRMHKMEKKGMNRESINRVKALAEEIGIILGKG; translated from the coding sequence ATGATCTCCAGGGAAGCTGCTCTTAATATTTTGAAAGAATCTGGATGCAATGATAAAGTTATAGCTCATTGCATTGCAGTTTCAGGTGTTGCTCTGGAACTTGCAGCCGGGATGAAATCTCAGGGAAAGGATCTTGATCTTGATCTTGTGGAAATAGGAGGTCTTCTTCACGACCTTGGCAGAGCCCAGAGCCATGGAATTGATCATGCTGTTCTTGGTGTTGAACTTGCAAAGTCTTACGGTCTTGAAACTGAAATACAGGAAATAATCAAAAGACATGTAGGTGCAGGAATCACGCGGGATGAAGCAAGGGATTTGCATCTTCCGGATGATGATTACATTCCTGTAACTCTGGAACAGAAGATTGTGGCTCATGCTGATAACCTTTTAGTGGGTACTAAAAGGATCTCCATTGAAAAGCGTATGCATAAAATGGAAAAGAAAGGGATGAACAGGGAAAGCATCAATCGTGTGAAGGCACTTGCTGAGGAAATTGGAATTATACTTGGCAAGGGATAA
- a CDS encoding transcription initiation factor IIE, subunit alpha: MIDLNDPVVRGYLVRLVGEDGLQMVENMPEGEVTDEQIAEATGILLNIVRRTLFILNENKLAICRRERDSSSGWLTYLWTLDMTDIGPQLLKEKKRLVKNLKSRVEFEEENVFYGCPEGCIRLNFNEATECEFLCPYCGEDMMYEDNAEFINKIEKRLAFLGKEK; the protein is encoded by the coding sequence TTGATAGATTTGAATGATCCGGTTGTCAGAGGTTATCTCGTCCGGCTGGTGGGTGAAGATGGACTGCAGATGGTAGAGAACATGCCCGAGGGCGAAGTTACCGATGAACAGATTGCAGAAGCCACTGGTATTCTTTTGAACATAGTCCGAAGAACCCTTTTTATCCTTAATGAAAACAAGCTTGCAATATGCAGACGTGAGCGTGATTCCAGTAGTGGGTGGCTTACTTACCTCTGGACACTTGATATGACCGATATTGGACCTCAGCTTCTTAAAGAGAAGAAAAGACTTGTAAAGAACCTCAAGTCCAGAGTTGAGTTTGAAGAGGAAAATGTTTTCTATGGTTGTCCTGAAGGTTGCATCCGCCTGAATTTTAATGAAGCTACTGAATGTGAATTCCTTTGCCCTTACTGCGGCGAGGATATGATGTATGAGGACAATGCTGAATTTATCAATAAGATTGAAAAGCGTCTTGCATTCCTTGGCAAAGAAAAATGA
- a CDS encoding ATP-grasp domain-containing protein — protein sequence MMNILVIGFSTRSIVCSGFRAGYNMYAIDAFCDHDLQQCAKGFVKLDIGEGFDASKIRLDEITGLIEGFGVDFDAIIPGSGFETIGFERLPYWILGNDPRIMAEVSDKHLFSIFLKNRRIAHPETVLLQDIGMLEFPVMVKPACSGGGIFNMKVKSPEDLLLLGTKLNEAGMPPGKSKIIAQEFVEGIPASVSVLSTKDRAVAIAVNEQLIGTSWLTEMPFAYCGNITPFETPHASEMKYIAENVILELGLVGSNGVDFIITDDGPVVIEVNARFQGSLDSVEMATGINLLDAHLKAFEGIIEMSSEIKDEKENSSKNKYAGRGILYSDRKMLMTETVRDMLLEINVCDVPVAGQAIGTDEPVISVLSSGKSRDEVICKMKDSVMFIRESLNLLES from the coding sequence ATGATGAACATACTAGTAATTGGTTTTAGCACCCGTAGTATTGTTTGTTCGGGTTTCAGGGCCGGATACAACATGTATGCTATTGATGCTTTTTGTGACCATGACCTGCAGCAATGTGCAAAAGGTTTTGTAAAACTGGATATTGGTGAAGGTTTTGATGCAAGTAAAATCAGGCTTGATGAAATTACAGGGCTAATAGAAGGATTTGGCGTTGATTTTGATGCTATAATTCCGGGTTCAGGTTTTGAAACCATAGGTTTTGAAAGACTTCCATACTGGATTCTTGGAAATGATCCACGGATAATGGCAGAAGTATCTGACAAACATCTATTTTCTATTTTTCTGAAAAATAGAAGGATAGCTCATCCCGAAACCGTGCTTCTCCAAGATATTGGAATGCTGGAGTTTCCGGTAATGGTAAAACCTGCATGTTCAGGTGGTGGAATATTCAACATGAAAGTTAAGAGTCCGGAAGATCTTTTACTTCTGGGAACAAAGTTGAATGAAGCTGGGATGCCGCCTGGTAAGAGCAAGATAATAGCACAGGAATTTGTTGAAGGCATTCCGGCAAGTGTTTCGGTTTTATCTACAAAGGACAGGGCTGTTGCAATCGCTGTGAATGAACAGCTTATTGGTACGTCCTGGCTTACTGAAATGCCGTTTGCATATTGCGGTAATATAACTCCGTTTGAAACTCCGCATGCATCGGAAATGAAATATATTGCTGAAAATGTGATACTTGAATTAGGACTTGTGGGTTCCAATGGTGTTGATTTTATAATTACAGATGATGGGCCTGTTGTGATCGAAGTGAATGCACGTTTCCAGGGTAGTCTTGACTCGGTTGAAATGGCAACGGGCATCAATCTTCTGGATGCACATTTGAAGGCATTTGAAGGAATTATTGAGATGTCTTCTGAAATAAAAGACGAAAAAGAAAATAGCAGTAAAAATAAGTATGCTGGGCGAGGCATTTTATATTCGGACAGGAAAATGTTAATGACTGAAACTGTTCGGGATATGCTGCTTGAAATAAATGTATGTGATGTTCCGGTTGCAGGTCAGGCTATTGGAACTGATGAACCTGTTATATCTGTGTTGAGTTCGGGAAAAAGTCGTGATGAAGTTATCTGTAAGATGAAAGATAGCGTCATGTTTATACGTGAATCATTGAATTTACTTGAATCCTGA
- a CDS encoding 60S ribosomal export protein NMD3: MNNIVCPKCGKSTTKLFHGRCKECFLENFTLAEIAPVMHAKLCPTCGARNVKNKWVDHGSLEEIVIRTVEDALFVHEMAEDIEVYIEPRAQTPYLYKVHIEVDALLLDEMFHQELKTEVRVIRESCDMCSRISGGYFEAILQIRATNRIPSDEEKQECINIAGSVLERLINKGDRLAFISSSLELKEGTDLYVGSSNAARHICKEITSHLGGSFSESASLQGMKDGKDIYRITFSLRLPEFMPQDIIDHKGRIIEIRKFSKNVTGIDVETGARFTATPEEINGATLIAKRKDLPKTMLVAIENEDLMVLDPDTYETVTVRKPVMFSADPGTEIPVVKTEKGLLAIADL; the protein is encoded by the coding sequence ATGAACAATATCGTATGCCCAAAATGCGGAAAATCCACTACAAAGCTATTCCATGGTCGCTGTAAGGAGTGTTTTCTGGAAAATTTCACTCTTGCTGAAATAGCACCTGTAATGCATGCGAAGTTATGTCCTACTTGTGGGGCCCGCAATGTAAAGAATAAATGGGTAGACCATGGCAGTCTCGAAGAGATAGTAATACGTACTGTAGAGGATGCACTTTTTGTGCATGAAATGGCAGAGGATATAGAGGTATATATTGAGCCAAGGGCACAGACTCCTTACCTTTACAAAGTTCATATTGAAGTTGATGCTTTATTGCTTGATGAGATGTTCCATCAGGAACTTAAAACAGAAGTCCGGGTAATCCGTGAGTCATGCGATATGTGTAGCAGAATATCAGGTGGCTATTTCGAGGCCATACTACAGATACGTGCCACCAACCGTATTCCATCTGACGAAGAGAAACAGGAATGTATTAATATAGCAGGTTCTGTCCTTGAAAGGTTGATTAATAAGGGTGACAGGCTTGCATTCATATCCAGTTCCCTGGAACTTAAGGAAGGTACTGATCTTTACGTTGGCTCTTCTAATGCAGCAAGACATATCTGCAAGGAAATAACTTCTCATCTGGGTGGAAGTTTTTCCGAGTCAGCTTCTTTGCAGGGAATGAAAGATGGAAAGGATATCTATCGCATAACTTTTTCGTTACGCCTGCCGGAATTTATGCCTCAGGATATTATTGATCACAAAGGAAGGATCATTGAGATTAGGAAGTTCTCAAAAAATGTAACCGGAATAGATGTTGAAACCGGAGCTCGTTTTACAGCTACTCCTGAAGAAATTAATGGTGCAACACTTATTGCAAAGAGAAAGGATCTTCCAAAAACAATGCTAGTTGCAATAGAAAATGAAGACCTGATGGTGCTTGATCCGGATACTTATGAAACAGTGACAGTCAGGAAACCTGTAATGTTCTCTGCAGATCCGGGAACTGAAATACCTGTTGTTAAGACTGAAAAAGGTCTCCTTGCTATTGCTGACCTTTAA
- a CDS encoding DUF362 domain-containing protein: MSQVFFKAAEDIGPMNTQIDQVTNLFPEISPVSEGDIVAIKIHPGELGNTTYVRPVIVKTVVDIVKKAGGIPFVTDTTVLYPSKRFNGVDVLNTAATNGFSLGTMGAPFICADGIHGDDSVYVDIGGEVIDSITVASAIASADSMIVISHCKGHPASGFGAAVKNLGMGCLDKAGKTAVHKVARPSIDVDKCVGCRKCVNICPWDALSVVDGKAIVDHDLCRGELACFASCNFGAIVPPADSPVRMQEKLGEAAYGPIKLLSGKIGYINWIFDLTPGCDCFNFSSPAFAGDIGITASKDPVALDKASLDLVNERMKHDGGGCVNNVWGIDPMIHLEFAEKIGIGRMNYELIRK; this comes from the coding sequence ATGAGCCAAGTTTTTTTCAAAGCTGCAGAGGACATCGGTCCTATGAATACCCAGATAGATCAGGTAACTAACCTGTTTCCGGAAATATCGCCAGTTTCCGAAGGTGATATTGTTGCCATAAAAATACATCCCGGAGAACTTGGAAACACGACTTATGTTCGCCCCGTGATAGTAAAGACAGTTGTGGATATTGTAAAAAAAGCAGGCGGCATTCCGTTTGTCACCGACACTACTGTACTCTATCCCAGCAAGAGATTCAATGGTGTAGATGTTCTTAATACGGCTGCTACTAATGGTTTTTCCCTGGGGACTATGGGTGCTCCATTTATCTGTGCTGATGGTATTCATGGTGATGATTCAGTTTATGTTGATATAGGCGGGGAAGTTATTGACAGTATTACAGTTGCATCAGCAATAGCAAGTGCAGATTCTATGATCGTGATATCCCATTGCAAAGGACATCCTGCATCAGGTTTTGGTGCGGCTGTCAAGAACTTGGGGATGGGTTGCCTGGACAAGGCAGGAAAGACTGCGGTCCATAAAGTAGCAAGACCTTCTATAGATGTCGATAAATGTGTTGGATGCAGAAAATGTGTTAATATCTGTCCATGGGATGCTCTTTCTGTAGTAGACGGAAAAGCAATTGTGGATCATGATTTGTGTCGTGGAGAATTAGCATGTTTTGCCAGTTGCAATTTTGGTGCCATTGTCCCTCCTGCAGATTCTCCGGTACGGATGCAGGAAAAGCTTGGTGAAGCAGCTTATGGTCCCATCAAACTACTCTCAGGCAAGATAGGATATATTAACTGGATATTTGATCTCACTCCCGGATGTGACTGCTTTAATTTCTCATCTCCTGCATTTGCCGGGGATATTGGAATTACAGCATCTAAGGATCCGGTAGCTCTTGATAAAGCCAGTCTTGATCTTGTCAACGAAAGAATGAAGCATGATGGTGGAGGCTGTGTCAACAACGTGTGGGGAATAGACCCTATGATACATCTGGAATTTGCTGAGAAAATAGGTATCGGAAGAATGAATTATGAATTGATACGTAAATAA